A single Rhopalosiphum padi isolate XX-2018 chromosome 4, ASM2088224v1, whole genome shotgun sequence DNA region contains:
- the LOC132930757 gene encoding zinc finger protein 569-like: MSQSCCPVCTLYLRPGISLPVHLHTHPKKQVIKALLTLTNQISPSKSDKSSESDQENLSDDSSSSSDSSEGGYTFIIPDRVNNANKNTLNVSEAVNETSRTNFNISDAVNSGLNNEDRNSPNICSSPKSQNSQALSELRDALEDHPDDDIDIEDNNVTFEDDYPPEFEDQQDCSNGGFQGGSNDSTQHHEMSEETGSSVAGHFNDPFQSNGNLLENEEYMSHYFYSSENARISHTDPDPQLNPPQYSTLTTMELHPEYLSSNHQEHNLTLDIQTDELMPAHGELSGQESLEPPEPILASIWTMKSSDDILPQTSTAWDDTVHEVSTAARNLMCLKNREEIPKEDTKEIIEKKEVKPLLGKLICPYCKLKFNDVKSRKAHINEEHKNEEGVKKGLMYIKPFTEKIETDLDESDQPTTLKVECGICNQPFENYIHMTLHFIDTHKDKNNLCPTCNIVFPMITDFREHILNVHPLTCSFCSRKFHSQFNLTTHLKRHLQIKPYVCEQCHKCFVSRVKLQDHMNGHLNIKPYSCSMCDQAFSCKSNLNSHIRKQHQANGTPKDFYCHCGEVFHSLKKLAWHKETHEDKPKQCPWCSERFVHLTSLTRHIRRSHDSSYLPTKDRDFENMTCHICNNTFLRKSFATHMLIHKDLRPYSCNICNRSFRTKWNLRMHQWTHMSRTHKPFKCTQCKSAFYLKHEWEAHVRAHNGVRPFTCNECGKQFIRKKHCMRHMAEHEEGNRSYECKECGKRFHRSYYLTDHIKTHTGQKPHTCHICGKTTSSKSNHNKHVRTHHARETINTEG; this comes from the exons ATGAGTCAATCATGTTGTCCAGTTTGCACATTGTACTTACGCCCAGGAATATCTCTTCCTGTTCATTTGCATACACATCCAAAAAAACAAGTCATAAAAGCCTTATTAACCCTAACCAATCAAATATCTCCTTCAAAATCAGACAAATCATCAGAATCAGATCAAGAAAACCTATCAGATGACAGTAGCTCATCTTCAGATTCATCAGAAGGTGGATACACCTTTATTATACCAGATAGAGTtaataatgcaaataaaaataccttaaaTGTATCAGAAGCGGTTAATGAAACCAGCAGAACTAACTTCAATATATCAGATGCTGTTAATTCTGGTCTTAATAATGAGGATAGAAATAGTCCTAACATTTGTTCATCACCCAAAAGCCAAAATAGTCAAGCACTTTCAGAACTACGAGATGCTCTTGAAGATCATCCCGATGATGACATTGATATTGAAGATAACAATGTTACTTTTGAGGATGACTATCCTCCAGAATTTGAAGACCAACAAGATTGCAGTAATGGTGGTTTTCAAGGAGGATCAAATGATTCAACTCAACATCATGAAATGTCGGAAGAAACAGGCTCATCTGTAGCAGGTCATTTTAATGATCCATTTCAATCAAATGGTAATTTACTTGAAAATGAAGAATATATGTCACATTACTTTTACTCCAGTGAAAATGCTCGTATATCACATACTGATCCAGATCCTCAACTTAACCCTCCTCAATATAGTACTCTTACTACAATGGAGCTACATCCAGAATATTTATCCTCAAACCATCAAGAACATAATTTAACTTTAGATATTCAAACTGATGAACTTATGCCAGCTCATGGAGAATTATCTGGCCAAGAGAGTTTAGAACCCCCCGAACCAATACTTGCATCTATATGGACAATGAAAAGTAGTGATGATATTCTGCCTCAAACTAGTACTGCATGGGATGATACTGTACATGAAGTAAGTACTGCTGCTAGaaatttaatgtgtttaaaaaacagAGAAGAAATCCCTAAAGAAGATACTAaagaaataatagaaaaaaaagaagtaaAACCACTTTTAGGAAAATTAATTTGTCCGTATTGCAAATTAAAGTTCAATGATGTTAAGTCACGTAAAGCACATATTAATGAAGAGCATAAAAATGAAGAAGGCGTGAAGAAAGGTTTGATGTACATTAAGCCATTTACAGAAAAAATAGAAACTGATTTGGATGAATCGGATCAACCAACTACTTTGAAAGTGGAATGTGGCATTTGCAATCAACCTttcgaaaattatattcatatgacATTGCATTTTATTGATACTCATAaag ataaGAATAATCTATGTCCAACATGTAACATAGTATTTCCTATGATAACAGATTTTCGAGAACATATACTAAATGTTCATCCATTGACATGTAGTTTCTGTTCAAGGAAATTTCATTCCCAATTTAATTTAACCACACATTTGAAACGTCATCTTCAAATTAAGCCATATGTCTGTGAACAATGTCATAAATGTTTCGTCAGTCGTGTTAAACTTCAAGATCATATGAATGGACATCTCAATATAAAACCATACTCTTGTTCTATGTGTGATCAAGCTTTTAGTtgcaaatcaaatttaaatagtcATATTCGTAAACAACATCAAGCTAATGGAACTCCAAAAGATTTTTATTGTCATTGTGGAGAG gtATTTCATTCTTTAAAAAAGCTTGCATGGCATAAGGAAACTCACGAAGATAAACCAAAACAATGTCCATGGTGCTCAGAACGTTTTGTACATTTAACATCATTGACTAGACATATAAGGCGTTCACATGATTCATCATATTTACCTACAAAAGATCGTGATTTTGAAAACATGACCTgtcatatatgtaataatacatttttacgtaaATCTTTTGCTACTCATATGCTTATTCACAAAGATTTAAGACCTTATTCTTGCAATATATGCAACCGATCATTTCGGACTAAATGGAATTTAAGAATGCATCAGTGGACTCATATGTCACGTACGCACAAACCTTTTAAATGTACCCAATGCAAAAGTGCATTTTATCTCAAACATGAATGGGAAGCTCATGTACGTGCACACAATGGTGTTCGTCCATTTACATGCAATGAATgtggaaaacaatttattaggaAAAAGCATTGTATGAGACATATGGCAGAACATGAAGAAGGCAATCGTTCATATGAATGCAAAGAATGTGGCAAAAG GTTCCATCGTAGTTATTATCTGACAGATCACATAAAGACACACACCGGACAAAAGCCTCATACATGTCATATATGCGGTAAAACAACTAGCTCTAAGTCAAATCACAACAAACATGTCCGTACACATCATGCAAGAGAAACAATAAACACTGAAGGTTAA
- the LOC132930758 gene encoding acyl-CoA Delta-9 desaturase-like: MAPNMTKRPVGAPSVLFNEDDSEPSVVDEGNQIAEGETVENNKYKPYRYQRQIVWRNVALFVYLHIAALYGAYLMFASAKIATSIWAILLYQMSGLGITAGAHRLWAHRSYKGKLPLRIILMIFNTIAFENHIYEWARDHRMHHKYSETNADPHNAKRGFFFSHVGWLLCRKHPEIKEKGRGIDMSDLERDPVVVFQMTYYLLLMPVLCFLVPTCVPVFMWGETWSNAWFVATMFRYTFTLNMTWLVNSAAHMWGDRPYDKFINPSENIGVALGALGEGWHNYHHVFPWDYKAAELGNYRANLTTGFIDFFSKIGWAYDLKTVSMDMIRKRVDRTGDGTHSSIWGWEDKELSPEDREEAVIINRSHVG, from the exons ATGGCCCCAAATATGACCAAGCGTCCAGTTGGCGCTCCTAGTGTTTTATTTAACGAAGATGATTCGGAACCATCTGTTGTTGATGAAGGAAATCAGATAGCTGAAGGAGAAACTGttgaaaataacaaatacaaacCATACAGATATCAAAGACAAATTGTATGGCGAAATGTTGCTTTATTTGTTTACCTACATATAGCTGCACTGTATGGTGCATACCTAATGTTTGCTTCTGCAAAAATAGCAACATCAATTTGGG cAATTTTACTGTATCAAATGTCTGGATTGGGAATTACTGCTGGAGCCCATAGGTTATGGGCCCATCGATCATACAAAGGAAAACTTCcattacgtattattttaatgattttcaataCAATTGCCTTcgag aaTCATATTTATGAATGGGCTCGAGATCATCGTATGCACCACAAGTATAGTGAAACAAATGCTGATCCTCATAATGCTAAACGTGGGTTTTTCTTTTCTCATGTTGGATGGTTGTTGTGTCGTAAACACcctgaaataaaagaaaaaggaCGTGGTATTGATATGAGTGATTTAGAACGGGATCCAGTTGTAGTATTTCAGATGAC gtaTTATTTGTTGTTGATGCCGGTTTTATGTTTCTTGGTTCCTACTTGTGTACCTGTATTTATGTGGGGTGAAACATGGTCCAATGCGTGGTTTGTTGCTACCATGTTCAGATATACTTTCACTTTAAATATGACATGGCTTGTAAATAGTGCTGCTCATATGTGGGGTGATAGACCTTATGATAA aTTTATCAATCCTTCTGAAAATATTGGTGTTGCATTGGGTGCTCTTGGTGAAGGATGGCACAACTATCATCATGTGTTCCCATGGGACTATAAAGCAGCAGAATTGGGAAATTATCGTGCTAATTTAACTACCGGATTTATAGATTTCTTTTCTAAAATAGGTTGGGCTTATGACTTGAAAACAGTATCTATGGACATGATACGCAAACGTGTTGATCGAACTGGTGATGGAACTCATAGTAGCATTTGGGGATGGGAAGACAAGGAATTATCACCAGAAGACCGTGAAGAAGCCGTTATCATCAACAGATCCCATGtaggataa